The Methanomethylovorans hollandica DSM 15978 genome includes a region encoding these proteins:
- the rnfG gene encoding Rnf electron transport complex subunit RnfG: MSDGNKEFAVVVGKLVIISIVAAVLLGITYVPTQAQLQKNQQEAMNLKLLEVMPDATFEPVYGDQVNAETGEKEIIYYRAKDASGNSIGYTFLSSETGAKGDIVVVGGVDSTFSTITGMSILSQEETPGLGSKIKEDAFVNQFNALPLSKLSLSSSGGSIDSITGATISSQAVVDALNSKVESIKSSEA; the protein is encoded by the coding sequence ATGAGTGATGGTAACAAAGAATTTGCTGTTGTGGTAGGTAAACTTGTAATTATATCCATAGTGGCTGCTGTGCTTCTAGGTATCACATATGTGCCCACTCAGGCACAACTTCAGAAGAATCAACAGGAAGCGATGAATCTGAAGCTTCTGGAAGTAATGCCGGATGCAACCTTTGAGCCTGTATATGGGGATCAGGTGAACGCTGAGACAGGTGAGAAGGAAATTATATATTACCGTGCCAAAGATGCATCTGGAAACTCCATAGGATATACATTCTTATCTTCAGAAACGGGTGCCAAGGGCGATATCGTCGTTGTAGGAGGTGTTGATTCCACATTCAGCACGATAACTGGAATGAGTATCCTGTCCCAGGAAGAAACCCCCGGTTTGGGATCAAAGATAAAAGAGGACGCTTTTGTGAACCAGTTCAATGCTCTCCCACTTAGTAAACTAAGTCTGTCAAGTTCTGGTGGATCCATTGATTCCATCACAGGTGCTACGATCTCTTCCCAGGCTGTAGTAGATGCCCTTAACTCAAAAGTCGAATCAATAAAAAGCAGTGAGGCATAA
- the rnfE gene encoding Rnf electron transport complex subunit RnfE translates to MDPLSEFIRGITRDNPTFGLVLGLCPTLAVSTSVENGIGMAAGTAFVLIFSNLFVSLVRKVTPSEVRLPVFIIIIATFVSIVDMVMKAFFPPMYAALGVFIPLIVVNCIIIGRAEAYASKNNAFYSVIDALGVSTGFLLVLMLIGGIREILGTGQIVTFGHTLISLPVNPSVTTMILPGGAFLTIGILMAIINYQKEKKRVRGE, encoded by the coding sequence ATGGATCCATTAAGTGAATTTATTCGAGGTATAACTAGGGACAATCCGACATTCGGGCTGGTACTGGGTCTTTGTCCCACTCTTGCAGTATCAACATCAGTAGAAAATGGTATAGGGATGGCAGCAGGCACTGCTTTTGTGCTGATATTCTCAAATCTCTTTGTATCGCTTGTAAGAAAAGTAACTCCATCGGAAGTCAGGCTCCCAGTGTTTATTATAATCATAGCAACATTTGTGTCGATTGTGGATATGGTTATGAAGGCTTTCTTTCCGCCAATGTATGCGGCACTGGGCGTTTTTATCCCGCTCATAGTTGTCAATTGTATCATCATAGGTCGTGCTGAAGCTTATGCAAGCAAAAATAATGCATTCTACTCTGTGATAGATGCACTTGGAGTATCAACAGGTTTCCTCCTTGTTCTTATGCTCATAGGCGGTATCCGCGAGATTCTTGGTACCGGGCAGATAGTAACATTTGGACATACTCTCATAAGTCTTCCAGTAAATCCATCTGTTACCACAATGATCCTTCCGGGCGGTGCTTTCCTGACAATCGGCATATTGATGGCTATAATCAATTACCAGAAAGAGAAAAAGCGTGTGAGGGGTGAATAA
- the rnfA gene encoding Rnf electron transport complex subunit RnfA, with translation MVEKALFTIFMEGLFLNNFLLVQFLGLCSFVGVTKDVKSAGGMSGAVIFVMTISALVCYPLYAYLLVPLKLEFLGLIAFIVVIAALVQLVEFIVRKKIPALYRSLGIYLPLISTNCAVLGAVLLNVSSDYNFIQSVLFAFSAALGYTIVMLMMSAIRERSTLVSIPTAIRGLPQAFLLALMLSMAFVNYFWVIPV, from the coding sequence ATGGTGGAGAAAGCACTGTTCACAATTTTCATGGAAGGCCTATTCCTTAATAACTTCCTGCTAGTACAATTCCTCGGTCTCTGTTCCTTTGTGGGTGTGACAAAGGATGTTAAGAGTGCTGGGGGTATGTCAGGTGCTGTTATCTTCGTGATGACAATTTCCGCTCTCGTATGTTATCCATTGTATGCTTATCTATTAGTCCCGCTGAAGTTGGAATTCCTTGGGCTCATTGCCTTTATCGTTGTAATTGCAGCTCTTGTCCAGCTTGTTGAGTTCATTGTGAGGAAAAAGATTCCTGCACTGTATCGCTCCTTAGGCATTTATTTACCTTTAATCAGTACCAACTGTGCAGTGCTTGGTGCTGTACTGTTAAATGTAAGTTCAGATTACAATTTTATTCAGAGTGTGCTGTTTGCTTTCTCTGCAGCCCTTGGCTATACAATTGTGATGTTAATGATGTCAGCTATAAGGGAGCGTTCTACACTTGTCAGCATCCCAACGGCAATAAGGGGTCTTCCACAGGCATTCCTATTGGCTTTAATGCTATCAATGGCGTTTGTTAATTACTTCTGGGTGATACCTGTATGA
- the rnfB gene encoding Rnf electron transport complex subunit RnfB: MNLTTLLIQSVAILGGLGIAVGVMLMVASRKFKVETNPLVDEILSVLPNANCGACGYAGCSDFAQRVVNENAPINGCPVGGFEVAKQIGGIMGQEVAEGEKEYPFVLCNGGVNCINRFEYVGIEDCKAVMMLSDGEKGCNFGCMGRGTCVRACPFGAMSIGEDKLPHVNTNLCTSCGLCISSCPNDILVFAKESEKVHVKCRSHDKGKDVKAACTVGCIACKICEKSCPVQAIIVTDFLAEIDQAKCTACGICVEKCPQHTIELRGVP; the protein is encoded by the coding sequence ATGAACCTTACAACTTTACTAATACAATCTGTAGCCATCCTTGGTGGCCTCGGCATTGCAGTGGGTGTTATGCTCATGGTTGCTTCCCGTAAGTTCAAAGTGGAAACTAATCCTCTTGTGGACGAAATTCTTAGTGTGCTGCCGAATGCCAACTGTGGAGCATGTGGTTATGCAGGCTGCTCTGACTTTGCACAGCGCGTAGTGAATGAGAATGCACCTATCAATGGTTGTCCAGTTGGCGGATTTGAGGTTGCCAAGCAGATAGGCGGGATCATGGGGCAGGAAGTGGCAGAGGGAGAAAAAGAATATCCCTTTGTGCTCTGCAACGGTGGAGTGAATTGCATCAACAGGTTCGAATATGTGGGTATCGAGGACTGTAAGGCTGTGATGATGCTATCGGATGGAGAAAAAGGTTGTAATTTCGGCTGTATGGGTCGTGGTACTTGTGTACGTGCATGTCCATTTGGTGCTATGTCTATAGGGGAGGATAAACTTCCGCATGTTAATACGAATCTTTGCACAAGCTGTGGACTCTGTATATCGTCTTGTCCGAACGATATTCTTGTTTTTGCAAAGGAATCTGAGAAGGTGCATGTTAAGTGCCGTTCTCATGATAAGGGAAAGGATGTTAAGGCTGCATGCACAGTTGGATGTATTGCATGTAAGATATGTGAAAAGAGCTGTCCAGTGCAGGCAATAATAGTTACTGATTTCCTGGCCGAGATCGACCAGGCTAAGTGCACTGCCTGTGGCATATGTGTGGAAAAATGTCCACAGCACACAATAGAGTTAAGAGGTGTACCATGA
- a CDS encoding DUF4870 domain-containing protein: MTYKTSIGLNENVVAALCYIGFWFTGILFLLIERQNKFVRFHAMQSVLVFIPLALIVFLIGWIPYFGWVLADFAGFLSLFLLLAFVIMAYRGAKFKVPIVGKYAYDSVYKNK; encoded by the coding sequence ATGACATACAAGACATCTATCGGATTGAACGAGAACGTTGTTGCAGCTTTATGCTATATAGGTTTCTGGTTCACAGGCATACTTTTCCTACTAATAGAAAGGCAGAACAAGTTCGTCCGTTTTCATGCCATGCAATCAGTTCTGGTATTTATACCTCTGGCTCTGATTGTATTTTTGATTGGCTGGATCCCCTATTTTGGATGGGTGCTTGCTGATTTTGCAGGTTTCCTCTCTCTATTTTTGTTGCTGGCTTTCGTCATAATGGCATACAGGGGAGCGAAGTTCAAAGTACCTATCGTGGGCAAATATGCCTATGATTCAGTTTACAAGAACAAGTAA
- a CDS encoding replication factor C small subunit, translating into MKEEIWIEKYRPMRLDDIVGQTEAIARLKSYVKSRNLPHLLFSGPPGVGKTATAVSIAKELFADSWRENFTELNASDERGIDVVRTKIKSFAKTSPIGGADFKIIFLDEADALTSDAQAALRRTMERYTNNCRFILSCNYSSKIIEPIQSRCAVYRFRPLSDDAVTERVRFVASNEGIEVATDGMEAIKYVAQGDMRKAINALQAASLVDNVVHKDTIYKITATARPEQITDLINTALSGNFMAARKYLDELLLDQGLSGEDVVGQIYRAMFNISIPQEKMVELIDVIGEVDFRIAEGANERIQLEALIAHFTLRGRN; encoded by the coding sequence ATTAAAGAAGAGATATGGATCGAAAAATACAGGCCTATGAGACTTGATGATATTGTCGGTCAAACAGAGGCAATAGCAAGGCTCAAATCCTATGTAAAGAGTCGAAACCTTCCACACTTGCTTTTCTCTGGTCCCCCCGGAGTAGGTAAAACAGCAACAGCTGTTTCCATTGCAAAGGAGCTATTTGCCGATTCATGGAGAGAGAACTTCACTGAATTAAATGCATCCGACGAAAGAGGGATCGATGTCGTACGCACGAAGATAAAGAGCTTTGCTAAAACATCGCCAATAGGTGGGGCAGATTTTAAGATAATCTTCCTTGATGAGGCTGATGCTCTTACTTCAGATGCTCAGGCGGCGCTAAGAAGGACCATGGAGCGCTATACTAACAATTGTCGTTTTATTCTTTCTTGCAACTATTCTTCAAAGATCATAGAACCTATCCAGTCAAGGTGTGCAGTTTACAGATTTCGTCCTCTCTCGGATGATGCAGTGACCGAACGTGTGCGTTTTGTTGCCAGTAATGAAGGTATCGAAGTTGCAACTGACGGTATGGAAGCTATCAAATATGTAGCTCAGGGGGATATGCGCAAGGCCATTAATGCATTGCAGGCTGCTTCTCTTGTTGATAATGTAGTACACAAGGATACCATTTATAAGATCACTGCCACAGCTCGTCCTGAACAGATCACAGATCTGATCAACACTGCCCTAAGTGGCAATTTCATGGCTGCACGCAAATATCTGGACGAGCTCCTTCTTGATCAGGGCCTTTCAGGTGAAGACGTGGTTGGGCAGATCTACCGGGCTATGTTCAATATATCCATTCCTCAGGAAAAAATGGTAGAACTCATTGATGTCATAGGAGAGGTGGATTTCAGAATAGCCGAAGGAGCAAATGAAAGGATCCAGCTTGAAGCATTGATCGCACATTTTACATTAAGGGGAAGAAACTAG
- a CDS encoding COG2426 family protein, giving the protein MAVVQLLTNLFDSFPHWLATILISCLPVAELRGAIPIALLQYQMHPVEAYLLAVIGNMIPVIPLLLYLEPVSNYLRRFRFWNKFFDWLFTRTRHNHSDTFEKYGTLGLAIFVAIPLPATGAWSGCAAAFVFGIGFRHALMAITAGVLIAGVVVTAVTLGGISLSTLFR; this is encoded by the coding sequence ATGGCAGTTGTTCAATTACTCACAAATCTTTTTGACAGTTTTCCTCACTGGCTCGCAACCATTCTGATAAGTTGTTTACCTGTGGCTGAACTCAGAGGTGCCATACCAATTGCACTGCTTCAATATCAAATGCATCCGGTAGAAGCCTATCTTCTTGCGGTTATAGGTAATATGATACCGGTTATACCTCTTCTGTTATATCTGGAGCCGGTGTCCAACTATTTACGCAGGTTCAGGTTCTGGAACAAATTCTTCGATTGGCTTTTTACCCGTACTCGCCATAACCATTCGGACACCTTTGAAAAATACGGCACTCTGGGGTTAGCTATCTTTGTAGCCATTCCACTGCCGGCAACAGGTGCATGGTCCGGATGCGCAGCAGCCTTTGTTTTCGGTATAGGCTTCAGGCATGCGCTTATGGCTATAACCGCAGGTGTCCTTATTGCAGGTGTGGTGGTAACAGCAGTTACCTTAGGTGGCATCAGTCTATCTACTCTGTTTAGGTAA
- a CDS encoding histone family protein — MTIIPLAPIERLIRSAGSHRVSESAAIALSEILEDYGLDISREAIKLAEHAGRKTVKSEDIALAKDMLSKKMFK, encoded by the coding sequence TTGACAATAATACCACTTGCACCGATAGAAAGGCTTATCAGAAGTGCTGGATCTCACAGGGTTAGTGAATCCGCAGCAATAGCTCTTTCTGAAATACTCGAAGATTACGGATTGGACATTTCAAGAGAAGCGATCAAGCTGGCTGAACATGCAGGAAGAAAAACTGTAAAATCCGAGGACATTGCCTTGGCAAAGGATATGCTTTCCAAGAAAATGTTCAAATAA
- a CDS encoding flavodoxin domain-containing protein, whose protein sequence is MVKLAIVYLSTQGSTRMMAEAIAEGARQKHIEVRVDSFYEWEPKDAASYDGIAVGSSTFYYKMLEPISKFLDALIAEGVEGKVGSAFGSYGWSGEAPVIIAEKMREAGMKVIDPVLRIQYIPEEKDIKECQRLGKDIAIKLKKLVTE, encoded by the coding sequence ATGGTAAAACTCGCAATAGTTTATCTAAGCACCCAGGGAAGCACCCGGATGATGGCAGAAGCTATAGCTGAAGGAGCTAGGCAGAAACATATAGAAGTAAGGGTTGACAGCTTCTATGAATGGGAACCTAAAGATGCCGCCAGCTATGATGGCATAGCTGTGGGTTCATCGACCTTTTATTACAAAATGCTGGAACCCATTTCAAAGTTCCTTGATGCATTAATAGCTGAAGGAGTAGAAGGAAAAGTAGGATCTGCATTTGGTTCATATGGATGGAGTGGTGAAGCACCTGTAATCATAGCAGAAAAAATGAGGGAAGCTGGCATGAAAGTAATCGATCCGGTCCTCAGGATACAGTATATTCCTGAAGAGAAGGATATAAAGGAATGCCAGCGCCTTGGCAAGGATATTGCCATTAAACTTAAGAAACTAGTAACAGAGTGA
- a CDS encoding Single-stranded DNA binding protein, which yields MNDKYALHIEELAKALDGIDQDDIKNELDKLLRFRVPLEEAKQTVLNKFSSKEASEIKIKDISNAPKSFTLKGRITSVEKKKFVQKGETVNLYSGKIVDETGVCLFTAWDDFHLNEGDIIRVQNAYMKFWNNRPELNLGQRSIVEKLHEDPSIPRTEQFFTQNKKIIEINSSDMLVSSQGVVTEMYHRDVNVKGKDTIIIEGVIADETGKLPFTSWVPMDGIDIGSTVSFKAAHVRLFRGIPSLNIAHETSWELLPDDKCVFSKNDIIKDDPISIPIASVLEKDGLFDVVVTGNIISVRPGSGLIERCPFCNRVIQSNVCRAHGNVEGVKDMRIKMILDDGTGAVYIMLNKELSETVYGKSMNEAENIMKLSLSKDAVYESMKRSLIGAYLTVRGNSSKSEFGTTIVARSAWFTADDLLSRLESILSKLPEDV from the coding sequence ATGAATGACAAATATGCGCTTCATATTGAAGAGCTGGCAAAGGCGCTTGATGGCATAGATCAAGATGATATAAAGAATGAGCTGGATAAACTTCTCAGGTTCCGTGTACCTCTTGAAGAAGCAAAACAAACTGTTTTAAATAAATTCAGCTCAAAAGAGGCTTCTGAAATAAAAATAAAGGATATTTCTAATGCACCAAAGAGTTTCACTTTGAAAGGCAGGATCACATCCGTCGAGAAAAAAAAATTTGTTCAGAAGGGTGAAACGGTGAACCTGTATTCAGGTAAGATTGTAGATGAAACAGGGGTTTGCCTGTTCACTGCCTGGGATGATTTTCATTTGAATGAAGGGGACATTATCAGGGTGCAAAATGCCTATATGAAGTTTTGGAACAATCGGCCAGAGCTTAATTTAGGACAACGTTCTATTGTGGAAAAACTCCATGAAGATCCATCCATACCCAGAACTGAACAGTTTTTTACCCAAAACAAAAAGATCATCGAAATAAACTCATCTGATATGCTGGTAAGTTCACAGGGCGTAGTCACTGAAATGTACCACAGGGATGTCAACGTCAAAGGCAAAGATACTATTATAATAGAGGGTGTCATTGCAGATGAGACTGGTAAACTTCCTTTTACATCGTGGGTGCCCATGGATGGAATAGATATTGGTAGCACTGTAAGTTTTAAGGCTGCGCACGTGAGACTTTTCAGAGGCATCCCATCTTTAAATATTGCTCATGAGACTTCATGGGAACTACTCCCTGATGACAAGTGTGTTTTTTCCAAAAATGATATTATAAAAGATGACCCCATCTCTATACCTATTGCTTCTGTTCTTGAAAAGGATGGTCTTTTTGATGTAGTGGTCACAGGAAATATCATTTCCGTGCGTCCGGGCTCAGGACTAATTGAAAGATGTCCTTTTTGTAATCGTGTTATACAGAGCAATGTTTGCAGGGCACATGGTAATGTGGAGGGTGTCAAGGATATGAGGATAAAGATGATACTTGACGATGGTACGGGAGCTGTCTATATCATGTTGAACAAAGAACTCTCGGAGACTGTTTATGGGAAATCTATGAACGAAGCTGAGAACATCATGAAATTATCCCTCTCAAAAGATGCTGTGTATGAGAGCATGAAAAGATCTTTGATAGGTGCTTATCTCACCGTAAGAGGCAATTCATCAAAGAGCGAGTTCGGTACGACTATTGTTGCGAGATCTGCCTGGTTTACGGCAGATGATCTTCTTTCCCGTCTTGAGAGTATATTGTCAAAATTACCAGAGGATGTTTGA
- a CDS encoding RPA family protein, producing the protein MAEREIAQRLFAKEFNGSTLSLTSVLSDDFSDMNSPNLLISPTGMRINRVFVVGVITEVENLGSETGKERDLWRARVSDPTGVFMLYAGQYQPEAAIFLSTVEVPSYIAVVGKARIYEPEKDSVFISIRPEELNTVESSIRDRWVVDTAELTLKRLDLLSEVLLDPKHGEDMAEPLKSGIIGSGSSEAILDAIAFYGTDQDYIAEFKQSLRTILLSIKENAGTEMQRKDNTENVIFELLKELDSGKGVKYSHLLKEVESRGIPEEVADAGIRSLLDKGECYEPRLGLLKLI; encoded by the coding sequence ATGGCCGAGAGGGAAATAGCTCAGAGACTGTTCGCAAAAGAGTTCAATGGTTCTACTCTTAGTCTTACAAGTGTTCTTAGTGATGACTTTTCTGATATGAATTCTCCTAATCTGCTGATCTCTCCTACAGGTATGCGTATTAACCGGGTTTTTGTGGTCGGAGTGATCACAGAAGTAGAGAATCTGGGTTCCGAAACGGGAAAAGAGCGTGATCTCTGGCGAGCTCGTGTGTCAGACCCAACTGGAGTTTTTATGCTATATGCAGGTCAATATCAACCGGAAGCTGCTATCTTTCTTTCAACCGTGGAAGTCCCATCCTATATTGCCGTAGTAGGTAAAGCGAGGATATATGAACCTGAAAAAGATTCGGTGTTCATTTCCATAAGGCCGGAAGAGCTCAACACTGTAGAAAGTAGCATCAGGGACAGATGGGTTGTAGACACGGCAGAATTGACATTAAAACGGCTTGACCTGCTTAGTGAGGTACTTTTAGACCCGAAGCATGGAGAAGATATGGCAGAGCCCTTGAAATCCGGGATCATAGGTTCTGGCTCAAGTGAAGCAATTTTGGATGCTATTGCATTCTATGGTACAGATCAGGACTATATCGCTGAGTTTAAACAAAGTTTGCGTACAATCCTTCTTTCCATTAAGGAAAATGCAGGTACAGAAATGCAACGAAAGGATAATACTGAAAATGTGATCTTTGAGCTCCTCAAAGAACTTGACAGTGGTAAAGGCGTAAAATATAGTCACCTGCTGAAAGAAGTGGAGTCAAGAGGGATCCCGGAAGAGGTAGCAGATGCAGGGATACGGTCTCTCCTTGATAAAGGAGAGTGTTATGAACCCAGGCTTGGACTTCTAAAACTCATCTGA
- a CDS encoding DUF6951 family protein, with amino-acid sequence MTDVKVNSRICGFTHKISGKVDGKNMIIEIETPCKKVAMLSHMEIPVKELYEPFYNDNQVFQKVKEAKWCSTCLVPCGIMHVCRMDLGTISKTLAKNSGNISIEFE; translated from the coding sequence ATGACAGATGTTAAAGTAAACTCCAGGATATGTGGTTTTACCCATAAGATCAGTGGCAAAGTAGATGGCAAGAACATGATTATTGAGATCGAGACCCCTTGCAAGAAAGTTGCAATGCTTTCACATATGGAGATCCCGGTAAAAGAATTATATGAACCTTTTTACAATGACAACCAGGTCTTCCAAAAGGTAAAGGAAGCAAAATGGTGCTCCACATGTCTTGTACCATGCGGCATAATGCATGTATGCAGGATGGATTTGGGTACTATATCCAAAACGCTTGCAAAAAATTCAGGTAACATCAGCATCGAATTTGAATAA
- a CDS encoding fructose-bisphosphate aldolase, translating into MISIKRSDIKVPLDVPEEARETYVENYMEITNSTGRLMLFAGDQKVEHLNDDFYGEEAAADDNDPEHLFRIAHQGKMGVFATQLGLIARYGMDYTDVPYLVKINSKSHLVPTEQMDPFSNQWYDIPQIAEFRDNSKLKILGVGYTIYLGSEYEADMLAQAAQIVYDAHQYGMLTVLWIYPRGAAVADEKDPHLIAGATGVGACLNADFVKVNYPKKEGHSSAEIFKEAVFAAGRTKVVCAGGSSDDPEAFLKKLHDQIHVSGAMGNATGRNIHQKPLDEAVRMCNAIYAITIEDATVEEALMIYMGK; encoded by the coding sequence ATGATTTCAATCAAACGCTCTGATATCAAAGTGCCGCTGGATGTACCTGAAGAGGCCCGTGAAACGTATGTAGAGAACTATATGGAGATTACAAACAGTACTGGTAGACTTATGCTCTTTGCAGGAGACCAGAAAGTAGAGCATCTTAATGATGACTTTTATGGAGAAGAGGCTGCTGCAGATGACAATGATCCGGAACATCTGTTCAGGATAGCACATCAGGGAAAAATGGGTGTTTTCGCCACCCAGTTAGGCCTTATTGCAAGATATGGAATGGACTATACGGATGTGCCATACCTCGTGAAGATCAACTCAAAGAGTCATCTTGTTCCTACTGAACAAATGGATCCCTTTAGTAACCAGTGGTATGATATACCCCAGATAGCAGAGTTCAGGGACAACAGCAAACTAAAGATACTTGGTGTGGGTTACACTATATACTTGGGTAGCGAGTATGAAGCGGATATGCTTGCACAGGCGGCACAGATCGTGTACGATGCTCACCAATATGGAATGCTTACGGTACTCTGGATATACCCAAGAGGTGCTGCAGTAGCTGACGAGAAGGACCCTCACCTTATTGCCGGCGCAACTGGAGTTGGTGCCTGCCTGAACGCTGACTTCGTAAAAGTGAACTACCCGAAAAAAGAAGGACATTCTTCAGCAGAAATATTTAAAGAGGCTGTATTTGCAGCCGGCCGTACAAAAGTTGTATGTGCGGGAGGATCCAGCGATGATCCAGAAGCTTTCCTGAAAAAGCTCCATGATCAGATACATGTAAGCGGCGCAATGGGCAACGCAACTGGCCGTAATATCCACCAGAAACCACTTGATGAAGCCGTACGCATGTGTAATGCCATATATGCAATTACAATAGAAGATGCCACTGTGGAAGAAGCTCTCATGATATACATGGGAAAATAA